In Selenomonadales bacterium, the following are encoded in one genomic region:
- the spoIIIAA gene encoding stage III sporulation protein AA produces MKADMILEEDIFPFLPPKWGEVIRAEDALHEEEVSEIRLRVGEPIRLRYGLAEVALSRKVTITAQQLEGIVSSCCQHSRYAMESELKNGYITICGGHRVGMAGQAVVVQGEVKMLKHIHSLAFRIAREIVGCADGVLPYIREDGCVQSTLIVAPPYSGKTTILRDLVRQLSDGEERSGGVGVIVGLADERSEIAGAYQGIPRLNVGARTDVIDGAPKAAAMMMLIRAMSPVVIATDELGHREDIAAVEEAVHAGIAVVATLHGRDIEDVLVRMRKTRQEIFALFSRIIFLDNQPTMGSVRAVVGRDDIGEGTL; encoded by the coding sequence ATGAAAGCGGACATGATTTTGGAAGAAGATATCTTTCCTTTTTTACCCCCAAAATGGGGGGAGGTCATTCGGGCAGAAGATGCGCTTCACGAAGAGGAGGTCAGTGAGATCCGTCTGCGTGTCGGAGAACCGATCAGATTGCGGTATGGACTGGCGGAAGTTGCGCTTTCCCGTAAGGTGACGATCACGGCGCAGCAACTGGAGGGTATCGTATCTTCCTGTTGCCAACATTCGCGATATGCGATGGAGAGTGAGCTGAAAAACGGATATATTACGATCTGCGGAGGACATCGTGTAGGTATGGCGGGACAAGCGGTCGTTGTTCAGGGAGAAGTCAAGATGCTGAAACATATCCATTCGCTTGCGTTTCGTATCGCGCGAGAGATCGTTGGTTGTGCAGACGGCGTATTGCCGTATATTCGGGAAGATGGCTGTGTGCAGAGTACGCTTATCGTTGCACCGCCGTACAGTGGCAAGACGACGATCTTACGTGATCTGGTACGGCAGTTGAGTGACGGTGAGGAAAGAAGTGGAGGAGTCGGCGTTATTGTTGGACTGGCTGATGAACGGTCGGAGATAGCGGGCGCATATCAAGGGATACCGCGACTGAATGTGGGGGCGCGAACAGATGTGATAGACGGTGCGCCGAAAGCAGCTGCTATGATGATGCTGATCAGAGCAATGAGTCCTGTTGTGATCGCTACAGACGAGCTGGGACACAGAGAAGATATAGCGGCAGTAGAAGAAGCTGTTCATGCGGGTATCGCAGTGGTCGCGACACTTCACGGAAGAGATATCGAAGATGTCTTGGTGCGTATGAGAAAGACCCGGCAAGAAATCTTTGCGCTGTTTTCGCGTATCATTTTTCTTGATAATCAACCAACAATGGGGTCTGTTCGTGCGGTCGTTGGTCGTGATGACATCGGCGAGGGGACGTTATGA
- a CDS encoding VanW family protein, translating into MSMKNMIIGLIVVAVVVFGAIYAFVLPSSDRMAEGLHIGNVAIGNMTKEEAKATLTKVCQQAETDGNVLELMENEEKSWYVKAKEFDFSVDVDATVERAYAVGREGNIFTCIKDAYEVRSNHEMVGYVVRYDEEKLTSIINNIRDMIEVKPIEASLKVVNRKVVIQPNQTGYLVDTDAVLADVRNFGSQLPYRVSLHTKTIVAKRTTEDLAEFKDVLGIYTTYFSTAAVGRTHNIHLAAGAIDGLIMKPNDVFSFNGVVGYRSAERGYQEAPVIVNGKMEPGIGGGICQVSTTMYNAVLLADLGVVERKPHFFPATYVPKGLDATVNYGTIDFRFRNTRQSDIYLWLNVVGNQITVAVLGNTEKEPVSKVSYRSRVEEVIPMEIVKIEDATVPSGQEVVEEKGNQGYITATYRVENGESKLAYRDRYPATKRVIHVGPKAVEPKVSVKKEADRENRTEENNTTNIAEQKPMQNTAVPNTLPPKPSAEREADR; encoded by the coding sequence ATGAGTATGAAAAATATGATCATCGGGTTGATCGTAGTTGCAGTAGTAGTATTTGGTGCAATCTATGCATTTGTTTTGCCGTCGTCGGATCGTATGGCAGAAGGATTACATATCGGTAATGTTGCGATCGGCAACATGACAAAAGAAGAAGCTAAAGCAACATTAACGAAGGTCTGTCAACAGGCAGAAACGGATGGTAATGTTCTTGAATTGATGGAAAATGAAGAAAAATCATGGTATGTAAAAGCTAAGGAGTTTGATTTTTCGGTCGATGTTGATGCTACGGTCGAACGTGCTTATGCAGTCGGTCGTGAAGGCAATATTTTCACTTGTATCAAAGATGCGTACGAAGTTCGTTCGAATCATGAGATGGTCGGCTATGTCGTTCGATATGATGAAGAAAAATTGACCTCGATCATCAACAATATCCGAGATATGATCGAAGTAAAACCAATCGAAGCGAGCCTCAAGGTCGTAAATCGCAAGGTCGTCATTCAGCCGAATCAAACAGGTTATCTTGTTGATACGGATGCTGTCTTGGCAGATGTCAGAAATTTCGGTTCTCAGCTTCCGTATCGTGTGTCGTTGCATACGAAAACGATCGTTGCTAAACGCACGACAGAAGATCTGGCAGAGTTCAAAGATGTACTCGGTATTTATACGACATATTTCTCGACTGCGGCAGTCGGTCGTACGCATAATATCCATTTGGCGGCAGGTGCCATTGATGGTTTGATCATGAAACCGAATGATGTATTCTCGTTTAATGGTGTTGTCGGCTATCGTTCGGCAGAACGTGGGTACCAAGAAGCTCCCGTTATCGTAAATGGTAAGATGGAGCCAGGTATCGGCGGTGGTATCTGCCAGGTCAGCACAACGATGTACAATGCCGTCTTGTTGGCAGACCTCGGGGTAGTTGAGCGCAAACCGCATTTCTTCCCTGCAACGTATGTTCCGAAAGGGCTTGATGCGACCGTCAATTACGGAACGATCGACTTCAGATTCCGCAATACGCGTCAGTCGGATATCTATTTATGGCTCAATGTAGTTGGCAATCAGATCACTGTTGCCGTTCTTGGTAATACAGAGAAAGAGCCTGTATCTAAGGTCAGCTATCGGTCAAGAGTCGAAGAAGTCATTCCGATGGAGATCGTGAAGATAGAAGATGCAACTGTTCCGAGCGGACAAGAGGTCGTTGAAGAAAAAGGAAATCAAGGTTACATAACGGCAACGTATCGTGTGGAAAACGGAGAATCCAAGCTGGCATATCGCGACCGTTATCCTGCAACGAAACGAGTGATCCACGTTGGTCCGAAAGCGGTTGAACCGAAGGTATCTGTGAAAAAAGAAGCAGATAGAGAAAATCGGACGGAAGAAAACAATACAACCAATATAGCAGAACAAAAACCAATGCAGAATACGGCAGTGCCGAATACATTGCCGCCGAAACCGTCTGCAGAGAGAGAAGCAGACCGTTAA
- a CDS encoding methionine gamma-lyase family protein: protein MECFSNKIIEAREEALRQVKGMFADVDRIAEVNTLKVLNALRKHRISSYHFSTSSGYAYNDAGREKLDELWADICGAEKALFRSQFVSGTHALATALFAFLRPGDTLLAVTGEPYDTMQTVIGYKGDSPGSLAEFGVKYEELPMIDGKMDWEGLPSRIKPHIKGVLIQRSRGYSMRDPLTIADIERICKTIKAINPECICFVDNCYGEFTDVLEPTNVGADLMAGSLIKNPGGGIAPTGGYIAGRADLVDQASYRMTAPGIGGELGASLSGNRLFYQGLFLAPHVTAQAVKGAIFASAFFGVLGYHSLPAPTEKRNDIIQAIELGSREKMEAFAKGIQMYSPVDAYVTPEAGDMPGYEDAVIMAAGTFVQGASIELSADGPMRPPYIIYLQGGLTLEHAMIGSMGAAEEIERLASQA, encoded by the coding sequence ATGGAATGTTTTTCGAATAAAATTATCGAGGCTCGTGAAGAAGCACTCAGACAAGTAAAAGGAATGTTCGCCGATGTTGACAGGATCGCGGAAGTCAATACGCTCAAGGTATTGAATGCACTTCGAAAACATCGTATCTCGAGCTACCATTTCAGCACGTCGTCGGGTTATGCATATAACGATGCAGGCCGCGAAAAGCTCGATGAATTGTGGGCTGATATCTGCGGTGCAGAGAAAGCACTTTTCCGCAGTCAGTTCGTGTCAGGTACGCACGCGCTTGCAACGGCGCTCTTCGCATTCCTTCGCCCGGGCGATACGCTTCTTGCCGTAACGGGCGAACCATATGATACGATGCAGACGGTTATTGGTTACAAAGGAGATTCGCCGGGATCACTTGCTGAATTCGGTGTAAAATATGAGGAACTGCCGATGATCGACGGTAAGATGGACTGGGAAGGCCTTCCGTCGCGTATCAAACCGCATATCAAAGGGGTATTGATCCAGCGTTCGCGCGGATACAGCATGCGCGATCCGTTGACGATCGCCGATATTGAGCGTATCTGCAAAACGATCAAAGCGATCAATCCCGAATGTATTTGTTTCGTAGACAATTGCTATGGTGAATTCACCGATGTGCTGGAACCGACGAATGTTGGGGCAGACCTTATGGCAGGCTCGCTTATCAAAAACCCGGGCGGCGGTATTGCTCCGACTGGCGGTTATATTGCAGGTCGTGCCGATCTTGTTGATCAAGCATCGTATCGCATGACGGCACCGGGCATCGGCGGAGAGCTTGGGGCATCGCTTTCGGGGAATCGCCTATTCTATCAAGGTCTGTTCCTTGCACCGCACGTAACGGCACAAGCGGTCAAAGGTGCCATCTTTGCATCGGCATTTTTCGGTGTGCTCGGATATCATTCGCTTCCTGCACCGACGGAGAAACGCAATGATATTATCCAAGCGATCGAGCTCGGTAGTCGCGAGAAAATGGAGGCTTTTGCCAAAGGCATTCAGATGTATTCACCTGTTGATGCGTATGTAACGCCCGAAGCAGGAGATATGCCGGGATATGAAGATGCCGTTATTATGGCGGCCGGTACGTTCGTACAAGGTGCATCGATCGAGCTTAGTGCAGATGGACCGATGCGTCCGCCGTATATTATTTATTTGCAGGGCGGACTGACACTCGAACATGCTATGATCGGCAGTATGGGCGCGGCAGAAGAGATCGAACGCCTTGCAAGCCAAGCGTAA
- the hflX gene encoding GTPase HflX — MTTLDGNLVGLRRSVLEEIEGLYEFHTADQLADVELIRTMYELSCRIGRELAVYIDRAGTVVQVSVGEAQTIDLPPVKQTRREDGLCGVRCLHTHPSGAAGLSSIDLSALRSIRFDLMAAIGVDDTGREAVGFAVLSGRDKNTFTTAEYEAIDAESFSSIATREVIAKVERDIKTVGGYDLHEEETAILVGVEQPAEWDIEESLAELERLADTAGAKTVGVVKQKRMKADSAFYIGRGKVGEIAILLQETGASMVIFDNELSPSQQRNLEQAFGVKVIDRTALILDIFAQRARTFEGKLQVELAQMQYHLPRIMGQGLALSRLGGGVGTRGPGETKLEVDRRTIRNKISDIKGQLEVVRRQRGVQRKQRQDKQVPSVALVGYTNAGKSTLLNALTQSDVYAENQLFATLDTTTRSLKLPSGRSIVVTDTVGFIQKLPHSLVSAFRATLEEVVEADLLLHVVDGSSEQYEKQMIAVVDVLRELGAADKPQIVVFNKCDNITNEHRLEQMSRWEHSVTVSALDRETLVPLIGKLERFLDEQSVHMTLLIPYEESGKMLNFLHENVNVKEMEYQENGILAKVSAGKEWESALVKYQIEE; from the coding sequence ATTACAACATTAGATGGAAATCTCGTCGGCTTGCGTCGCAGTGTGCTCGAGGAGATAGAAGGATTATATGAATTTCATACGGCAGATCAGTTGGCAGATGTAGAATTGATCCGAACGATGTACGAACTCAGCTGTCGTATCGGCAGAGAGTTGGCTGTCTATATCGACCGTGCGGGAACGGTTGTGCAGGTGTCGGTCGGTGAAGCACAGACGATCGACCTTCCGCCTGTGAAGCAGACGCGTCGTGAGGACGGTCTTTGCGGTGTGCGCTGTCTGCATACGCATCCGAGCGGTGCGGCAGGTCTTAGCTCGATCGACTTGTCTGCTCTGCGGTCTATCCGATTTGACTTGATGGCGGCAATCGGTGTCGATGATACAGGCCGAGAAGCTGTCGGCTTTGCTGTGTTGTCGGGACGCGATAAGAATACGTTTACGACGGCGGAATATGAAGCGATCGACGCGGAATCGTTCTCGTCTATCGCAACACGAGAAGTCATTGCCAAAGTTGAACGTGATATCAAGACTGTGGGCGGATACGATCTTCACGAAGAAGAAACGGCTATTCTCGTCGGTGTGGAACAGCCTGCGGAATGGGATATCGAAGAATCGCTTGCCGAGCTCGAACGACTCGCCGATACAGCAGGTGCCAAGACGGTCGGCGTTGTGAAACAAAAACGGATGAAAGCCGACTCTGCTTTTTATATCGGCAGAGGGAAAGTCGGCGAGATCGCCATTCTCTTGCAGGAAACAGGCGCATCAATGGTCATTTTTGATAACGAGTTGTCGCCGTCACAGCAACGTAATTTGGAGCAGGCATTCGGTGTGAAGGTGATCGACAGAACGGCGTTGATCTTGGATATCTTCGCACAGCGAGCTCGTACGTTCGAAGGTAAGCTGCAAGTTGAATTGGCGCAGATGCAGTATCATCTTCCGCGTATCATGGGGCAAGGCTTGGCACTCTCGCGTCTCGGCGGTGGCGTCGGTACGCGCGGTCCGGGGGAAACGAAACTGGAAGTAGACCGTCGTACGATCCGTAATAAGATCAGCGATATCAAAGGTCAGCTTGAAGTTGTGCGTCGACAGCGCGGTGTACAGCGCAAACAAAGGCAAGACAAACAGGTGCCGTCGGTTGCTCTCGTCGGATATACGAACGCAGGGAAATCGACGCTTTTGAACGCGCTCACACAGTCCGATGTCTATGCGGAAAATCAGCTGTTTGCTACGCTTGATACGACGACACGCAGTCTGAAATTGCCGTCGGGTCGCAGTATCGTCGTTACCGATACGGTCGGCTTTATTCAAAAATTGCCGCACTCTCTTGTGTCGGCATTTCGTGCGACGCTGGAAGAAGTTGTGGAAGCAGACCTTCTTCTTCATGTTGTGGACGGAAGTTCGGAACAGTACGAAAAACAGATGATCGCTGTTGTCGATGTACTTCGTGAACTCGGTGCAGCAGACAAACCGCAGATCGTTGTGTTCAATAAGTGCGACAATATTACGAACGAGCATCGTTTGGAACAGATGTCGCGCTGGGAACATTCGGTCACGGTATCGGCACTCGATCGAGAAACGCTTGTGCCTCTTATTGGGAAATTGGAAAGATTTTTGGATGAACAGTCTGTCCATATGACGCTTTTGATCCCGTATGAAGAGAGTGGTAAGATGCTCAACTTTCTGCATGAGAATGTGAACGTAAAAGAAATGGAATATCAAGAAAACGGAATTTTGGCCAAGGTCAGCGCAGGTAAGGAATGGGAGTCTGCTTTGGTCAAGTATCAGATAGAGGAGTAA
- a CDS encoding AAA family ATPase, with amino-acid sequence MSKNKALEEESFVQRKNEDAVLSEREIFRELDALVGLRSVKEMLREVYAFWEIQKCRQRQKLASEPMVFHMIFSGNPGTGKTTVARIFGQILKQIGVIESGHIVEAERADLVGEYIGHTAQKTREKIKKAFGGVLFIDEAYSLARGGEKDFGKESIDVLVKAMEDHKNDFILVLAGYPSEMESFLSVNPGLRSRFPIQLSFEDYTERELLLIADLFCEKREYKLSERARKRLGEMVMAERYGRESVFGNARVVRNLVEKAIRKQAIRLIGKPNLLRHELLMLEECDFVMK; translated from the coding sequence ATGAGCAAGAACAAAGCACTCGAAGAAGAATCGTTCGTACAAAGAAAAAACGAGGACGCGGTACTGTCTGAACGTGAGATATTCAGAGAACTTGATGCGCTTGTTGGGCTTCGCTCAGTGAAGGAGATGCTCAGAGAAGTCTATGCGTTCTGGGAGATACAAAAATGTCGCCAACGACAAAAGCTGGCATCGGAGCCAATGGTGTTTCATATGATCTTCAGCGGCAATCCCGGGACGGGCAAGACGACGGTGGCACGCATCTTCGGGCAGATATTGAAACAGATCGGTGTCATAGAAAGTGGGCATATCGTAGAAGCAGAACGTGCCGACTTGGTTGGCGAGTATATCGGGCATACGGCACAAAAAACGCGAGAGAAGATAAAAAAAGCGTTTGGCGGGGTGCTTTTTATTGATGAAGCGTATTCGCTTGCTCGCGGTGGAGAAAAAGATTTCGGCAAGGAATCGATCGATGTTCTCGTCAAGGCGATGGAAGATCATAAGAATGATTTTATTCTTGTTTTGGCAGGGTATCCGTCCGAGATGGAATCGTTTTTGTCGGTGAATCCCGGACTTAGGTCACGTTTTCCGATACAGCTGTCATTCGAGGATTATACCGAGAGAGAACTTCTCTTAATTGCCGACCTTTTTTGCGAGAAGCGAGAATATAAGTTATCGGAACGTGCGCGAAAACGGCTCGGAGAGATGGTGATGGCAGAGCGATATGGGCGCGAATCGGTATTCGGCAATGCACGTGTCGTACGTAATCTTGTAGAAAAGGCGATCCGCAAACAGGCGATCCGGCTAATAGGTAAGCCGAATCTGTTAAGACATGAACTGCTGATGTTGGAAGAATGTGACTTTGTGATGAAGTGA